The following coding sequences are from one Arthrobacter sp. 24S4-2 window:
- a CDS encoding SDR family NAD(P)-dependent oxidoreductase: MNNPDASRHTEGRAVVVTGGASGIGKAIAEAFTANGDRVAVLDRSGAAGSIAVDVSDEASVRAAFAAARAELGSIDILVNSAGLLTESPLEDMTLAMWNETIAVDLTGVFLCCREVVGEMRQQKWGRIINIASQLAIKGGTGLSHYSAAKAGVVGLTKALALETAGDNVLVNSIAPGPIETPLVDGISEDWKTEKRAGLPLLRFGLPAEVAPTALLLASDPGGNLYVGQTLGPNSGDVMP, translated from the coding sequence ATGAACAACCCTGACGCCTCCCGTCACACGGAGGGCCGCGCTGTAGTGGTCACAGGCGGAGCCAGCGGCATAGGCAAGGCCATCGCTGAAGCCTTCACCGCCAACGGCGACAGAGTGGCTGTGCTCGACCGGTCCGGCGCGGCGGGAAGCATCGCCGTCGACGTCTCAGACGAAGCGAGCGTGAGGGCCGCCTTCGCCGCCGCACGCGCCGAGCTCGGGAGCATCGATATTCTCGTGAACAGTGCGGGACTGCTGACGGAATCACCGCTGGAGGACATGACCCTGGCTATGTGGAACGAGACGATTGCCGTTGACCTGACGGGCGTCTTCCTGTGTTGCCGGGAGGTGGTGGGGGAGATGCGGCAGCAGAAGTGGGGCCGCATCATCAACATCGCCTCACAGCTGGCCATCAAGGGCGGCACCGGGCTCAGCCACTACAGCGCCGCCAAAGCCGGGGTCGTGGGACTGACCAAGGCTCTGGCCCTGGAAACCGCCGGCGACAACGTGCTGGTCAACAGCATCGCCCCTGGCCCCATCGAGACGCCCCTGGTTGACGGCATTTCCGAGGACTGGAAAACGGAGAAGCGTGCCGGCCTGCCGCTGCTGCGCTTTGGCCTTCCGGCCGAGGTGGCGCCTACAGCGCTGCTTCTCGCCAGCGATCCGGGCGGCAACCTGTATGTCGGTCAGACGCTGGGGCCAAATTCCGGCGACGTCATGCCCTAG
- a CDS encoding MurR/RpiR family transcriptional regulator, with the protein MTTNDLATAPAHREQFLEAVRENLTSFTSVELRIAKAMLNDPAGLINQSIGQFAVVAGVSAASAVRFCRAMGLAGFQELKLTLSRSAPADPARAATDVDAGDSPETASRKVVLGSAEALATAAGNIDHLAIAAAAGVLGEARRVLVAGIGTSAPLAADVAYRLALIGVDAVFPADAHVQHVMASHLVPGDACLVISHTGSTVETLAVAGAARDAGAVVLAVTSFAGTPLTDISDHVVVAGSQETAYRVDAMTSRMVHLAVLDALVVVLAHASPWRSETLAESNEILARGHRI; encoded by the coding sequence GTGACAACAAATGACCTGGCAACGGCCCCTGCACACCGCGAACAGTTCCTGGAAGCGGTGCGGGAAAACCTGACCTCCTTTACTTCCGTCGAACTGAGAATCGCCAAGGCGATGCTCAACGATCCCGCCGGGCTGATCAACCAGTCCATCGGCCAGTTCGCTGTCGTGGCCGGCGTTTCCGCGGCGTCGGCGGTGCGTTTTTGCCGGGCCATGGGGCTGGCCGGTTTCCAGGAACTCAAGTTGACCCTGAGCCGCTCGGCTCCCGCGGATCCGGCCCGGGCGGCAACGGACGTCGACGCCGGTGACTCGCCGGAGACAGCCAGCCGCAAAGTGGTGCTGGGATCCGCGGAGGCCCTGGCCACGGCGGCCGGTAACATCGACCATTTGGCTATTGCTGCCGCGGCCGGAGTGCTCGGCGAAGCCCGCAGGGTCCTGGTGGCCGGCATCGGCACGTCCGCTCCGCTGGCGGCGGATGTGGCCTATCGGCTGGCATTGATCGGGGTGGATGCCGTGTTTCCGGCGGACGCGCACGTCCAGCATGTCATGGCTAGCCACCTGGTGCCGGGGGATGCCTGCCTGGTCATCTCCCATACCGGCTCTACCGTGGAAACCCTTGCTGTCGCTGGTGCAGCGCGCGACGCCGGGGCCGTGGTTCTCGCCGTCACCAGCTTCGCCGGAACACCCCTGACCGACATCTCGGACCACGTGGTTGTCGCCGGCAGCCAGGAGACCGCCTACCGCGTGGACGCCATGACCAGCCGCATGGTGCACCTGGCGGTACTTGACGCCCTGGTGGTGGTGCTGGCGCACGCCTCGCCGTGGCGGTCCGAGACCCTTGCGGAGAGCAACGAAATCCTGGCCCGCGGCCACCGAATCTAG
- a CDS encoding PQQ-binding-like beta-propeller repeat protein, with protein MPKLIHGLVTDGAGAPHPGVAVTNGRDVITTDDGGAFSLEPAGPFIALTRPTGWTTDRWFARIDAGAAEDTAITFVLEPDEQPLPYQFMHITDTHIDAKRESEWSFDYGRLTQASQLREFLQDLPQLSPASRSVVITGDLVDHGSAEEFAELMDAVDGSPVDVNLVPGNHDHMHTGLKGLVSRNNYIINGGNPELYEAMVGPRWFSYDVAGLHVVVMDWHTHELGLDHTVQEEWLRNDLATAGASTPYILCMHDQPGHSIMDRLPRKPLATFSGHWHTSRVVDIDGVLHVNSPTPFFAGLDYSPPMFREVVWDGTEITLNSRTMPARYLHNPEHAFDVDKATIAGYDAKPERPPVRWRHQLAGAGHRAGLTLTDGMVLAGSQIEDKPAGTVEALDAATGSLLWTAGTESAVKTRPLKVGGIVVVAEVNGAVAGLDATSGERVWTTPSTDPYRRFAWQSPVESEGIVVVGDQSDLRALDAATGEVLWGRTDLSPHHNIVTHSSVLILGRTVVVGFWPTPNAPIAVDLHTGESLWPVPALKDDPWETARKLRVTGTAVFDAVDDSVLLPAIAGTVKLDRESGQVLWTADHEGGYSPSTPVVTPDGYVVTVTGRGIRMLNRETGVQLWDVPVDGLAPFPMTAYRKKAHPVMAAPLYLASEDTLLLPGLDGVIRRYRMDGTPAGEFRIGVPLAAPLLAADGGYLTVGVDGGVLSLDLPAGPAAEIGASS; from the coding sequence ATGCCCAAACTCATCCATGGCCTTGTGACCGACGGCGCCGGAGCACCGCATCCCGGCGTCGCCGTCACCAACGGCCGAGACGTCATCACCACGGACGACGGCGGCGCGTTCAGTCTGGAGCCCGCCGGGCCGTTCATTGCCCTCACCCGCCCCACGGGGTGGACCACGGACCGCTGGTTTGCGCGGATCGACGCCGGAGCGGCTGAGGACACGGCCATCACCTTCGTGCTGGAGCCGGACGAGCAGCCGCTGCCCTACCAGTTCATGCACATCACGGACACACACATCGATGCCAAGCGCGAGTCCGAATGGTCATTCGACTACGGGCGCCTCACGCAGGCCAGCCAGCTGCGGGAGTTCCTCCAGGACCTCCCGCAGCTCTCACCCGCCAGCCGCTCCGTCGTGATCACCGGTGACCTGGTGGACCATGGCAGTGCTGAGGAATTCGCTGAACTCATGGATGCGGTGGACGGTTCGCCCGTCGACGTGAACCTGGTGCCCGGCAACCACGACCACATGCACACCGGACTCAAGGGCCTGGTCTCCCGCAACAACTACATCATCAACGGCGGCAACCCCGAGCTCTACGAGGCGATGGTGGGTCCGCGCTGGTTCTCCTACGATGTCGCGGGACTGCACGTAGTGGTGATGGACTGGCACACCCACGAACTCGGCCTGGACCACACGGTCCAGGAAGAATGGCTCCGCAACGATCTCGCCACGGCAGGCGCGAGCACCCCGTACATCCTGTGCATGCACGACCAGCCGGGGCATTCCATCATGGACCGTCTGCCCCGCAAGCCCCTGGCCACCTTCTCCGGACACTGGCACACCTCCCGCGTGGTGGACATCGACGGGGTCCTGCACGTCAACAGCCCCACGCCATTCTTCGCAGGCCTGGACTACTCGCCGCCCATGTTCCGGGAAGTGGTGTGGGACGGCACGGAGATCACACTCAACTCACGCACCATGCCGGCACGCTACCTGCACAACCCCGAACACGCCTTTGACGTGGACAAGGCCACCATCGCCGGGTACGACGCCAAGCCGGAGCGCCCGCCGGTCCGGTGGCGGCACCAGTTGGCCGGTGCCGGGCACCGTGCAGGCCTGACCCTCACCGACGGCATGGTCCTGGCCGGCTCCCAGATCGAGGACAAGCCCGCGGGGACTGTGGAGGCCCTCGACGCCGCCACCGGAAGCCTGCTGTGGACGGCCGGCACGGAGTCCGCCGTCAAGACCAGGCCCCTCAAGGTCGGGGGCATTGTGGTGGTCGCAGAAGTCAATGGTGCGGTTGCCGGACTCGACGCCACGAGCGGGGAGCGCGTGTGGACCACACCGTCCACCGACCCGTACCGGCGCTTTGCCTGGCAGTCGCCCGTAGAGTCGGAAGGGATCGTGGTTGTGGGCGACCAGAGCGACCTCCGTGCCCTCGACGCCGCCACCGGCGAGGTACTTTGGGGCAGGACCGATCTGTCCCCGCACCACAACATCGTCACCCACTCCAGCGTGCTGATCCTCGGACGGACAGTGGTGGTCGGCTTCTGGCCGACGCCCAACGCGCCAATCGCCGTCGACCTCCACACCGGCGAATCCCTGTGGCCCGTGCCTGCCCTGAAAGACGACCCCTGGGAGACCGCGCGGAAGCTCCGCGTGACGGGCACGGCCGTGTTCGACGCCGTCGACGACAGCGTCCTCCTTCCCGCCATCGCCGGTACCGTCAAGCTGGACCGCGAAAGCGGGCAGGTGCTGTGGACCGCGGACCATGAGGGCGGCTACAGCCCGTCAACACCCGTCGTCACGCCCGACGGCTATGTCGTCACGGTCACCGGCCGCGGGATCCGCATGCTCAACCGGGAAACCGGCGTCCAGCTCTGGGACGTCCCCGTAGACGGACTCGCGCCCTTCCCCATGACCGCCTACCGCAAGAAGGCCCACCCCGTCATGGCGGCACCTTTGTACCTCGCATCGGAAGACACACTACTGCTGCCCGGACTCGACGGCGTCATCCGCCGCTACCGCATGGACGGCACCCCGGCGGGCGAGTTCCGGATCGGTGTCCCGCTCGCCGCACCCCTGCTGGCTGCCGACGGCGGCTACCTGACGGTCGGCGTCGACGGCGGCGTGCTGTCGCTGGACCTACCCGCGGGCCCGGCAGCAGAAATCGGCGCGTCATCATGA
- a CDS encoding carbohydrate ABC transporter permease gives MTTPLLKERPASGQLPAPADQPASGHRAAPKRRSIIPYLLLLPALLAMLLFVYGPALLSFIGSFFVIPLSKGPWKFAGLDNYKSVLSDPLIQQAAWNTLVYSVATIIPSMVLGLLLALLMERLGRRSWLAKTALILPMTANMVAMAVVFKWIFALQGGLANQTLAMVGFAPVNWLGEAETSLASVILVGLWRATSLCTLLFMAGLTTIPGSIHEATAVEGIRGFAKLRTVILPMLKPTVVFVSVLSITGAAQVFEIVNVMTKGGPLGSSETIMTATQRVGFEYFRVGEASAMSFTLIAILLAVGIIGRRRTPKEES, from the coding sequence ATGACGACACCTCTACTGAAGGAGCGGCCGGCGTCCGGACAGCTGCCCGCACCGGCAGATCAGCCGGCGTCCGGACACCGGGCAGCACCGAAGCGCCGCAGCATCATTCCGTACCTGCTGCTCCTGCCGGCGCTGCTGGCCATGCTGCTGTTTGTCTACGGCCCGGCCCTGTTGTCCTTCATCGGCAGCTTCTTCGTCATCCCGCTGTCCAAGGGGCCCTGGAAGTTCGCCGGACTGGACAACTACAAGTCCGTGCTCTCCGATCCGCTGATCCAGCAGGCCGCCTGGAACACCCTGGTCTACTCGGTGGCCACGATCATTCCCTCCATGGTGCTGGGGCTCCTGCTGGCGCTCCTCATGGAACGGCTGGGCCGCCGAAGCTGGCTGGCCAAGACGGCACTCATCCTGCCCATGACGGCCAATATGGTGGCGATGGCGGTGGTTTTCAAATGGATCTTCGCCCTGCAGGGCGGCCTGGCCAACCAGACCCTGGCCATGGTCGGGTTCGCCCCCGTCAACTGGCTCGGCGAGGCTGAAACGTCCTTGGCCTCCGTGATCCTGGTGGGTCTGTGGCGGGCCACATCCCTGTGCACCTTGCTGTTCATGGCCGGGCTCACCACCATCCCCGGCTCCATCCACGAGGCCACCGCGGTGGAGGGAATCCGCGGCTTCGCGAAGCTCCGCACGGTCATCCTGCCCATGCTCAAGCCGACGGTCGTGTTCGTCTCCGTCCTTTCGATCACGGGTGCGGCGCAGGTGTTCGAAATCGTCAATGTCATGACCAAGGGCGGTCCGCTGGGCAGTTCGGAGACCATAATGACCGCCACCCAGCGGGTCGGTTTCGAGTATTTCCGCGTGGGCGAAGCCTCTGCCATGTCCTTCACCCTCATCGCCATCCTCCTGGCCGTCGGCATCATCGGCCGCCGCCGCACCCCCAAGGAAGAGTCATGA
- a CDS encoding carbohydrate ABC transporter permease codes for MIRLYKPLGLVLGAVAVVLSLFPFYWMLRTAVAPAGGSVLTGMSLIPAELDLSNFARAWDRANLGSAMLNGITVTLGILLLQLLTCIPAAYALARFRFRGAGVLLGLVLACLLVPSQATLIPTFVGLNLLGLGDTRLGLVLPFVTSAIGIFMLRQQMLSIPDAIMEAARTDGLGPLRTLVSVVVPMSAPSIAAFSMLSIFTHWNDYLWPLLVARSPEIMTPPLTLAIFQNADTGFDYPALSAAAAIVTAPVIILFLLAQRHFVRGMAGPEVAG; via the coding sequence ATGATCCGTCTGTACAAGCCGCTTGGACTGGTTCTCGGAGCAGTCGCCGTCGTCCTCTCCTTGTTCCCCTTCTACTGGATGCTCCGCACCGCGGTGGCGCCCGCCGGCGGCAGTGTCCTGACAGGGATGAGCCTGATCCCGGCAGAGCTGGACCTGTCCAACTTCGCCCGGGCGTGGGACCGCGCCAACCTGGGTTCCGCGATGCTGAACGGCATCACGGTCACTCTGGGGATCCTGCTGCTTCAGCTTCTGACGTGCATCCCGGCGGCCTATGCCCTCGCGAGGTTCCGCTTCCGCGGAGCCGGCGTTTTGTTGGGCCTCGTGCTGGCTTGCCTCCTCGTCCCGAGTCAGGCCACCTTGATCCCCACCTTCGTGGGACTCAACCTTCTGGGCCTGGGCGACACCAGGCTCGGCCTGGTGCTGCCGTTCGTCACGAGTGCGATCGGAATCTTCATGCTGCGGCAGCAGATGCTCTCCATCCCGGACGCCATCATGGAAGCCGCCCGCACCGATGGCCTGGGTCCGCTGCGGACCCTCGTCTCGGTGGTGGTCCCCATGTCCGCCCCCTCCATCGCGGCGTTCTCGATGCTGTCCATCTTCACCCATTGGAATGACTACCTGTGGCCGCTCCTCGTTGCACGCAGCCCTGAGATCATGACGCCACCCCTGACTCTCGCCATTTTCCAGAACGCAGACACAGGCTTCGACTACCCGGCACTCTCCGCCGCCGCGGCCATCGTGACGGCCCCTGTCATCATCCTGTTCCTCCTCGCCCAACGGCACTTTGTCCGCGGCATGGCCGGCCCGGAAGTCGCCGGCTAG
- a CDS encoding extracellular solute-binding protein, with protein sequence MRTKAIATASVLTAVALGLSACGSSTESASANQAAAASAIDKCKPAETSIKLTYAPQGMPAVEHAKTVMEQKFPGLKIDAVASQSSNYSDLTKQIVADSAVGKRPDLIMTGLGQLRFWTDTYNPAPIDPATLPEGYQKQFLSAGKVGDKSYLAPFQISTPVMLVNKKLLADAGVTDPASIKNFGQVVEAAKKVTEKTGKPSINIASDDLPDWFSQALVQSSGEKFVADDGSFGFDTSKGREAMGLISTLAKEKLALNVKMDDGQAQFVAGNLAFQMATTSRIAQIVKNAPKDLDWTPIDLPGLNGPEGALPAGGNGWVVISEDSCKAAFSQAMVTEMLTKDASLLSSGKDYSYIPVNKLATEELLKGDNIAPQMRYAWTYDKPLTVWSGFAGAQTAPIVDTLRTMLQQMAAGKSADDSVPAAAKTINALLGK encoded by the coding sequence ATGCGCACCAAAGCAATCGCTACCGCGTCCGTTCTGACCGCCGTCGCCCTGGGCCTGTCCGCCTGCGGATCGTCCACCGAATCCGCCTCCGCCAACCAGGCCGCCGCAGCCTCGGCGATCGACAAGTGCAAGCCCGCCGAGACGAGCATCAAACTGACCTACGCGCCGCAGGGCATGCCCGCCGTAGAGCACGCCAAGACGGTCATGGAACAGAAGTTCCCGGGGCTCAAGATCGACGCCGTGGCCTCGCAGAGCTCCAACTACTCGGACCTGACCAAGCAGATCGTGGCGGACTCCGCCGTCGGCAAGCGGCCGGACCTCATCATGACCGGTCTCGGGCAGCTGCGCTTCTGGACGGACACCTACAACCCCGCCCCGATTGACCCCGCCACGCTCCCCGAGGGGTACCAGAAACAGTTCCTCTCCGCCGGCAAGGTGGGCGACAAGAGCTACTTGGCGCCGTTCCAGATTTCCACCCCCGTGATGCTGGTCAACAAGAAGCTCCTGGCAGATGCAGGCGTTACAGATCCGGCAAGCATCAAGAACTTCGGACAGGTGGTCGAGGCCGCCAAGAAGGTCACCGAGAAGACCGGCAAGCCCAGCATCAACATCGCCTCCGACGACCTCCCGGACTGGTTCTCCCAGGCTCTGGTCCAGTCCTCCGGCGAAAAGTTCGTGGCCGACGACGGATCCTTCGGCTTCGACACCAGCAAGGGCCGAGAGGCCATGGGCCTGATCTCCACCCTTGCGAAGGAAAAGCTCGCCCTGAATGTCAAGATGGACGACGGCCAAGCCCAGTTCGTCGCCGGAAACCTGGCCTTCCAGATGGCCACCACGTCCCGGATCGCCCAGATCGTGAAGAACGCCCCGAAGGACCTCGACTGGACCCCGATCGACCTTCCCGGCCTCAACGGCCCGGAAGGAGCCCTCCCCGCAGGCGGCAACGGCTGGGTCGTCATCTCCGAAGACTCCTGCAAGGCGGCGTTCTCCCAGGCCATGGTCACTGAAATGCTGACCAAGGATGCCTCGCTCCTGAGCAGCGGCAAGGACTACAGCTACATCCCGGTCAACAAGCTCGCCACGGAAGAGCTCCTCAAGGGCGACAACATCGCCCCGCAGATGCGTTACGCCTGGACCTACGACAAGCCGCTGACCGTCTGGAGCGGATTCGCCGGAGCTCAGACCGCGCCCATTGTCGACACCCTCCGCACCATGCTCCAGCAAATGGCCGCCGGAAAGTCTGCCGACGACTCCGTGCCGGCAGCAGCCAAGACCATCAACGCGCTCCTGGGGAAATAG
- a CDS encoding ABC transporter ATP-binding protein, translating into MASISLENISKRFGHITALDGVNLDIRDGESLAILGPSGSGKSSLLRIIAGLEDPDTGRILLDGKDQNGVPAHQRDISIVFQNFALYPHLTSMGNITLGLRHGLCLSKKDAEQRARETAARMRVEDLLDRRPKAMSGGQRQRIALARALARHAGVVLLDEPMSGLDAQLHISLRAEIHQLISQEGATGVTVTHDQQDAMSMADRIAVMNRGRIVQLGTPDELYDEPASAFVAGFIGAPPMNLLAATPHQQGQLATAFGPIRLPEGGPDGTHSGLGTDAKVGIRPEDVLLGTPGRAGAWASEGTVILVEPNGPLRTVHVDLGDEVVLVSCRSEERPDLLSRVGLWALPEKIHWFSGPEGLRAGTAAGLGLTTAAMAGAV; encoded by the coding sequence ATGGCTTCAATCAGCCTCGAGAACATCTCCAAGCGTTTCGGTCACATCACTGCCCTTGATGGGGTCAATCTGGATATCAGGGACGGTGAGAGTCTGGCCATCCTCGGGCCCTCAGGCTCAGGTAAGTCCTCGCTGCTGCGTATCATTGCAGGGCTGGAGGACCCGGACACAGGCCGTATCCTGCTGGACGGCAAGGACCAGAACGGCGTCCCCGCCCACCAGCGCGACATTTCCATCGTCTTCCAGAACTTCGCGCTCTACCCCCATCTGACATCCATGGGCAACATCACCCTGGGGCTGCGCCACGGCCTTTGCCTGTCCAAGAAGGACGCCGAACAGCGGGCCCGCGAGACCGCGGCACGCATGCGGGTGGAAGATCTCCTGGACCGGCGGCCCAAGGCGATGTCCGGTGGCCAACGCCAGCGCATCGCCCTGGCCCGGGCACTCGCCCGGCACGCTGGCGTCGTGCTCCTGGACGAGCCGATGTCCGGCTTGGACGCCCAGCTGCACATCTCGCTGCGGGCGGAAATCCACCAGCTCATCAGCCAGGAAGGAGCTACGGGGGTCACCGTGACCCACGACCAGCAGGACGCCATGTCCATGGCAGACCGGATCGCCGTCATGAACCGCGGGCGCATCGTCCAGCTGGGAACTCCGGACGAACTATACGACGAGCCGGCTTCGGCGTTCGTGGCCGGGTTCATCGGGGCGCCCCCGATGAACCTGCTGGCTGCCACACCGCACCAGCAGGGGCAGCTGGCCACAGCTTTCGGGCCCATCCGGCTCCCGGAAGGAGGCCCTGACGGGACGCATTCCGGGCTGGGTACCGATGCGAAGGTGGGCATCCGGCCGGAGGACGTTCTGCTGGGCACCCCGGGCCGGGCCGGCGCCTGGGCATCGGAGGGGACAGTGATCCTCGTGGAGCCCAACGGTCCGCTGCGGACCGTCCACGTTGATCTGGGGGATGAAGTCGTGCTGGTCTCGTGCCGCTCGGAGGAGCGCCCCGATCTCCTCTCCAGGGTGGGCCTGTGGGCCCTGCCCGAGAAGATCCACTGGTTCAGCGGGCCGGAGGGCCTGCGGGCGGGAACGGCTGCCGGGCTGGGCCTCACGACGGCGGCAATGGCGGGTGCGGTATGA
- a CDS encoding HAD family hydrolase, which yields MKFLFDWNGTIADDAARACFATNTALDAVGAPRIDPLEFDRKFILPMDEMFLRLGVSGQDVAAATSHWNKAMASRQAPIRAGAARFLRALHDAGEYCAVISAAGEQYLREELEYFGLTDCFDEVLTGASDKVEALEGLRRDGQALYFGDTEYDIASAVSSGCIAVGVLSGYCPDDRLRGAGAQYIITDFLGLDGVIARRLFGSYVTP from the coding sequence ATGAAATTCCTGTTCGACTGGAACGGCACCATAGCCGACGACGCCGCACGGGCTTGCTTCGCCACAAACACGGCCCTGGACGCCGTCGGGGCGCCGCGCATCGATCCCCTTGAATTCGACCGCAAGTTCATCCTCCCGATGGACGAGATGTTTCTCCGGCTCGGTGTTTCCGGGCAGGACGTTGCAGCGGCAACGTCCCACTGGAACAAGGCCATGGCCTCACGGCAGGCACCGATCCGCGCCGGCGCGGCCAGATTCCTGCGGGCTCTGCACGACGCCGGCGAGTACTGCGCGGTCATCTCCGCGGCCGGAGAGCAATACCTGCGCGAAGAACTTGAGTACTTCGGCCTCACGGACTGCTTCGACGAGGTCCTCACGGGGGCCTCGGACAAGGTCGAGGCACTGGAGGGCCTGCGGCGGGACGGCCAGGCCCTGTACTTCGGCGACACCGAATACGACATCGCAAGCGCCGTCTCCTCGGGGTGCATCGCGGTCGGGGTCCTCAGCGGGTATTGTCCCGACGACCGGCTCCGAGGCGCCGGCGCGCAGTACATCATCACGGACTTCCTAGGCTTGGACGGGGTGATTGCACGTCGGCTCTTCGGCAGCTACGTGACGCCATAG